TTGTTATCATCGCAAGGAAAATGGTTCTCTATTGTGAGATGACTATTGACCCCTGTAAAGCAGCTTTCAGCTTTGTGTCCCTGATAGAGTAATATTCCCCACCTACAGGTAATGGGAACCCATCAGGGTGTGAGCCAACCTCGGCCCAGGGTTTCTTTAAAATCATTTGGTGGCGTGAACAGCAAATAGCAAGTGGCATGATTACCTGACCACCACTAGTTATGGCATGAGGAGGCCGGATTATTTGGAGGGTAAATGAGTCGGCATCAGTGTAGCCCATTATACGGGAATCAGAGAGACACCATGACAGGGGTAGACGAGTTTCACGCCCTCTTAGCCTCTTCAGCACTGAGACACTGCTCAGACCTCTACAGTCTCTCTCAGGGTCTCAGGATGCCCGGCACGAATGATGGCAGCGACAGAAGTGGGACACTTGCTGATGTGTGCAATCAAGGATTGATGGGAATATGAAAAAGTTTTTCTTTGGTTTTGTTACTATTATTAAGAGAGTATTACTTActctgtttttttgggggggcaaAGCATTTAAATATCAAAAACCTCATATGTCTACCCCAGTTGGTGGAACCCAGCACCTTGAAAACTCGTTTCTGCTAATGCAACAGGATCTGTTGCCCCCCACAGGGACTGGAGAGGCCCTCTGCAGAAAGACGATTGGCACACTGAAGTTCACATAATTATGTTCCTAATGAGTCGAGGCATCGAGTgctgccctctctcccctttcatTAGGACAGCCTGGCTCTCCAGACGGCACGCCGGCCACAGACTAGTCAGGTACCCTGGGTAAACAGGACAGCTCTCCGCCACCGTGTTCCATATTACTTTCTGAAATACATTAATGGAGGTGCTGACAGGGTCGGCATAAAGAGTCAAGTCAGACATCTCACCTATCACACAACAAGAGGTGAATAGTACAGTTTCATCATGTTTCTTTGTCTCGAGGAGAAATAATGGGAAATAACACAACAAGTTCTATGCACGGCACATATTGGGAATGAATCGTCAACACAGATATTTATGAATGTACGAATAAATCCCTCACGTGATTGATTgctcattatgattatcatgcCAATTTCGTCTGAGTACAGAGAGTAAGCGAGTCAGTGCATAATTCAAGGCTCTTGATGAATCATACATTGATGAAGTGCTTTTCCAGTCTTAATTAACGTGTTGCTCTTGCGGTCGGTCTCTCTGGAGCAAATTTCTTAATTGGATCAGTGGTTGACATGTAAATCTGCTCATTTCGGAGGCTTTCAGAGGAGCCAGCGAGGGAGGCTTGCTGCCTCCGAGATCTGAGGGGCAGTTTCCTGCATGTCCATACGACCAGTCAACAGCTGCTAATCACGAGCTGCATTGGCGTGGCTGGAGAATAGAGGCCGTCGAGGCCGCAGCAAATGTACTGTGTGATTAGCAGCTGCTATCGAGATCTCACCACCCAGAGATACGCAGAGAGAATGTCACGTCTGCCAAATAGGCAACACCGAGTCCAAAAGAGTGGTGGGACCTCGAAGGACGGCACAAATGCAACTCTAAGGCTGCAATGAAGCATtgctgtggggggaaaaaaacaaaaatactctGACGTCTGATTGGCAGAGATGACACATTCTCaagcagcatgtactgtagctctgcttTCCTGTTGGATCAGTTGCTCCTTCCTGCTTGTAAGGGTCCTGAAACAGTTCAGCTGGTGGCGTCGCGCTATACAGCCAAGCTGATAATTTATACTGTTTGCTTAACTTTGACAGTTCTTGTAAGCTTCAAAATCACAGCACACTCAATAGTTTTTACCAGCGACTGTCAATATTGTCAGTGTATCTCATGCAGTTATGATTATTCTTAATACAGCAATCATAGCAATAATGGCTGTCTACTCCCCAACAAACATGTCAGAGTTGATGCCCCATGAAATAAGGATAAATGGAAAGGGCACGGGAAGATGACAGGCGATATTACAGAGAGATATatcagacagtgtgtgttaATGGATTGGCTCCCTGTCCTTATGTCTTCTTATCAAAGTCCTGTTTAGTCCTGAAGACCGAGGCCTAAAATAAAGCAGTAAACAAGACTGTAAACCTGTTTTTGGCCAGTGTTCTCTCTATTGTCAACAAAACTATGAAAACAAATAGGACTCTGTCAATAAAGAGGCTGAAATTCAGCTGACATTCAACAGAGCACAAAGGCTgagagaacacaacacaaaagcaGCGAGAGCTCTGGCCCTAGAGTATAAATCAGAGAGGGGTGATTTCCCCATGTATTTATACAGAATCAGTGGTTTGGttaacacacaattacacaaataCAACCAAGGGCCAGCCGTTCCTAATTCAAATGGACAACTGCAGACAAAACAACAATGTTAAAAATGGATTATATTAAGCCAAGAGGAAAAGACAGATCTACTCCCCATGCTTCCAAGATGTAGAGGCAAATGTAGTGGATAAAATGTCCATTTCTAGCATATGAGCCACAACTGCCTGAATCACCAAATACAATGGACATGCATGTTATTTGTTGAAATGAATTAGACAAAATGATGCATTCTGCTGTATAAGATTACTATTATTATGAGCCCCATTTTTGTTGTCAGTCTATAGTCAAAGTGTATGCATGGGTACAATATaggaaatgtagcctattgtttatGATACCCTGGGACAAAATGACTGTCTTTTATGAAACAATTAGAGAACTGCAAAACTATATTTTGCAGGTGAAAAGTGTGTTTGGCAATTAAGTTTAGTCATAAAATGATGAAATTAGTTGCACAAGACATTCACTATGTATTCCAAAGCTTTTCTCCTAAAACTTTTAAGTGAATTTGGCTAAATGTTGAGCTCTGCAAGTCTATACATTTTGCTCATGTAGACCATTTAAGAACagcttatatacagtatatacagttgTTAAGACCCTGCTGGTCAGTCCTGGGTTTGCGCCCTCTggtctaatgcctgtgtgggctcTGCCCCTTGAATCTCCTTCCCTGATTTGCAGAGCAAAGGACCCCATTGGTGTTTGGAGTAATGGGTGGTGCTATATAACAACGAAGGAGGAATGGACgcgttctctctggctctctgatcttggcgctgctctctgctcattcgcttgggcctgctctctgcgctcCATGGCTGCTCCTCTGGGGAGAGCCGCAACCCGTTGCCAGCTTTGCACATAGACGTCGCGTTTTACACTCTTTGTTTGATCACCCCTAGACACTTTGCATTACGCTTTTCTTTATcatatactgactttactcttTTAATGTTATAATAAAATATACTCTATTTAAAACCTTTAGCTACAGTGTGTCCCCATCTTTAATGTCACAGCTACCTTGAGCCCGGTGGTCGTGACATGTGGGCGACTCGTCCGGTTTTTTCGCCGGTTTAAAAGTTTGGATTTTGGGAAATTTCGTTCGATTTTCCTAGAATACTTCAGTGAGTAGACGCCGTGATTGATCTCGCCAGTCTACGTTTGTTCTATTGTGCCGTCGCACGCAGTATTGGCTGCTGTTTTGGTGAGTCTAAGCGTTTCATTCATGCATAGGCTCAGCTGATTGTGTAATTGGGGGAATCCCTGTAGCTATTGGGTAATTTTAGTAGTGACGCGTCGTCTGAAGAGCGCTTCGTTTCCGCTTTGAACTTCGAACAAACATTTTGAGTGCATGTTCGGTGGATTAGTGAATTTTGTGGGGTTTTTTGCAGCGAAGAGAAAACATAGAACAATTTGGACAACTGGAGCAACGTGAACACCCTGCCGTAGGTGAGACCGCTCAAAAGTTTTTTGTTTCCTTTACAGCTTATTTGTTAAGTTTGCGTGTCAAACGCGGGGGGGCTGTGAAGCCTAATCGCTACGACACGTGAAGACTTAGGTTGTGGACATAGGTTTTTTCTTTTGGGGGTTTTAGATGCGGGGAGCTCTAGATCTAAATTTTAGCCCTTCGTTGCATTAAGAGCCACGTTATATTGTCTGATCTGCGCGTAACGcaaatgtttgttgtttgtagCTGAGAGAATTTGAGCGAGTGCTTGTTTGGTTACACCTGTTCCGTTTCAGCAGGCTGTTTTGTTTGGCACATACGTAGGCCTTTGAATAGGTAAGTGCATTTGGATTGCCAGATTTTTGTATAAaatatttgtagcctactgtttgtagCGTGCTGACTGTTTTGGCATTACATTGACGAAATTGGTAGTCTACCGTGTTTAGATGGAGTAGACTGTTTTAGCGCTTGTAGTCGAATGGTAATTTGTTCTGGCATAATTTGATTGAATAGTGGCCTAATTTTTTCGCTGTTGAGCATTTGTATCGTGTTTGAATGGATGTTAGTACGTTTTTGGCTGCACCTTCATTAGGTGGATTAAaaactttaaataaaaaacaactttttaaaGTAGCCGAGCACTATAATATTCATTCCGCTATCTCGAAAAGCATTACAAAAGACGATTTGTTACAGTTCATTATGGAGAaattgggtgaaagagagatTTTTTCTTTAGACCCAGCACCAGACGTTGAGAGCCCAACTCAGTCGTCAACTCCCCTTGGCACTCTTGGTGCTATGGCAGCATCACCTAGTGAAAGTTCAGCTTTGTCCTTTGAAcaacaaatgaaattgtttgaaATGCAACAAAAAAGAGATGAGTTTTTAGCAAAAGAACGCGAACGAGAACGgttagagaaagaaaaggaacgCGAACGAGAACGGTTAGAGCGAGAAAAAGAGCACGAACGAGAACGCATAGAGCGTGAACGCAAACAGTTGGAGCTAGAAAAAGAGCATGAACGTGAACGgctagagagagaagaacatcGACTACAGCGAGAAAAAGACCGTGAGCTTGAATACAAAAAAATTGAACTAGAGGAAGACCGTTTGAAATTGGCGAGAGAGGGACGGACACTGGGCAATAATCCTGGAGGCCCCCCCTCACAGCCAAAAATTTCACACATGGTTAAGCTTTTACCTAAGTTTGATGAACGTGACCCTGacttgtttttctgtctttttgagAGATTGGCAAGAGACTATCAATGGTCTGATTCAGATTGTGTTCTATTGCTACAAAGTGTAATTACAGGAAAAGCACAACAGGCATATATATCTTTAGACGATTCAGACTGTAGAAAATATGATATTGTGAAACAGACAATTCTCAAAGCGTATGAATTGATTCCAGAAGCCTATAGACAGAAATTTCGAAACTGGCGCAAAcaggagaaacaaacacacttggaGCTAGTGCGGGAATTGTCTAGTCTCTTTAATCGCTGGTGTGCAGCTGAGGGTGTCAAAACCTTTGCTCAATTGTGTGAGTTGGTGTTATTAGAACAATTTAAGAGCATCTTACCTGCTCATATTACCACTTACATAAATGAGCATGAGGTTGGAACTGCAGCGGCTGCTGCTGTGTTGGCCGATAAATATATCTTGACTCATAAGCATAGTGTCCGTGCAAATGATGAAGATTATTGTTCCCGTCGTTTTAATTCTTTTAAATATGACTCCAGAACATCTAGGCATGATTCTAGTGCGGGAAGAAAACCCTATTCAGCAACTAAATATGATACTGGGCATGTTTTTTCTGATAAACAAGTTGATCCAGAGGATCTTTGTAACTATTGTGGGGAGTCTGGGCATTGGAAAAACTCTTGCCCTAAGTTAAAGGAGAAGCGATGTGGAAAGAGTACAATCAAGAGTGTGGGTTGTGCTGCCAGAATTGTGCCTTCTGTTTGTCAAAAGGGTATAGCTAATTGTAATGCTGGAGAAGATGTCTCGTTGAGTTCAGTGAGTGAGAGCACTGATCTTTGCAGAGAGGAGCTTCCTTTAGAGCAGTCACAAGTGTGTGCCAGGGATGGCTATAGTCCCTTCATTACATCTGGTTATGTGTCATTGGTTGGAAATGACCAGAAGGTGCCAGTGCGCATTCTGCGTGACACTGGATCATCTGAATCGTTTGTTTTAAAATCTCTTCTGCCTTTCTCACAAGTGTCTGACGCGGGGACATGTGTCCTTATCCGGGGTATCGGAATGTACACCATTTCTGTTCCGTTGCATCGGCTGGTTTTGGAGTCAGAACTTGTAAGCGGTGAAGTTGTTTTGGCTGTACGTCCGTCTCTACCTATAGAGGGTGTAGATGTGATTTTGGGTAATAACTTGGTAGGTGGGCGTGTGTGGCCTGAGAGCTTACCGCCTCCGATAGTAAATACAGCATCTGATTTGCCAGAGTCTGATTTTCCTGAAGTGCTCACCCCCTGTGTGGTGACTGGTGCAAGTCATACCCAGGGAGGGGAGCAGGAATTGGAGTCTGTAAAAGACTGTGCTAGTTTAAATTTGCCTCTGTTACTACCTACTCTTTCCTGTGAGGAGGTTGTGGCAGCACATAATGAAGTCTGTAGTCCTTTGTTTCTGTTAAAGGACTGGTTAGAGGAGGTTAAGGCCCATGTGAGTGTACTGAACGGTACCTACTCTGTTGCTCGGCGGATGTCTGACTACGACTACCTGTTAGACACTCCGGATAGGAAACGATCTAAGCAGTTGTGCCATATTAATCTGCTAAAGCCTTACTATCCCCAAATCCCTAGTCCTAGTcaagggggtggggaggtgttACCTGTTGCAGTGGCTGTCTTGGACACTGGGCCCTCTTGTCAATCTTTGGTGGCAGCGGAGGTTGAGGAGATTGGCCCTGAGGATGCGGTGCTGCAGCCTAGGCTAAATTATTCTGCAGTGTTGGCTAGCTTGGATACGTTATTAGACCTTCTTCCATCAGATCAAGCTGATGAGTTTAAGGCGTTGATTTTGACTTTTCCTGTTCTGTTAGACACGCTGAGGTGCACGGATCTCCTCAAACATGGTGGTGAGGCCTTGCCGTTTCGCCAGCATTTCAATCGTGTGGGGCCAGATAAAAATAAGGTTTTGGATGCTGAAGTACTTTTGGTTTGTCTGATCACAAACCTCCTGGAAGGGGGGGTAAGATTGGGTAGGGCTGTTAAATGGAAACGTTTTTTTGTCATTAAATCACTCCTCAGCACTGCACCTGTGCCGGCAGCCCTGGCTGGACAGGCCATTCCAACTTCAGATGGGTGCTGGGGCAGTGCTGCAGCAGGCTGATGGTAACATCCAGTGACACCAGTATTGTTTCACTCCTGGATCATTGAGTAATGTTCTGTTTTTGTGTCCTCTGTTCCTCTTGTTCCCTTTTCTCCTGTTATCGTTTCCTTAAATATGCTTTCCAAGGTACCTGGATTGCCGGTGGAGCAGGAGTAGAGGtttgggaggggtggtggggaaATTGAGATGGGGCATTTTCActtggtggtggttggtgtgaTTGGACATAACAGTCCATAAGACCTATGGCTGGATGAGTTGTGGTTGGTGGTTTGCACACTGCTAAAAATGGGAATTGTGGGTTTAATAGAATTATGCCAATTCAAATGTTGTTACATTGTTATGCTAGTCATGGTTTTTAATAGTcttaaataaaatgatgaatttTAGAAATATTTCAAACGTGATGTTTAGCTGTGTTAGGTGGCACAGGACAGTTGCGCCAGTTAACACAGTAAGGTTGACTTGGGTGTTTGGTGGTACTTTACAGAGTCCCACTTAGGTGGGTCTCTGTCTTTAAGGGAGGGGGAATGTTAAGACCCTGCTGGTCAGTCCTGGGTTTGCGCCCTCTggtctaatgcctgtgtgggctcTGCCCCTTGAATCTCATTCCCTGATTTGCAGAGCAAAGGACCCCATTGGTGTTTGGAGTAATGGGTGGTGCTATATAACAACGAAGGAGGAATGGACgcgttctctctggctctctgatcttggcgctgctctctgctcattcgcttgggcctgctctctgcgctcCATGGCTGCTCCTCTGGGGAGAGCCGCAACCCGTTGCCAGCTTTGCACATAGACGTCGCGTTTTACACTCTTTGTTTGATCACCCCTAGACACTTTGCATTACGCTTTTCTTTATcatatactgactttactcttTTAATGTTATAATAAAATATGTAATATTTAAACCTTTAGCTACAGTGTGGTCCCCATTTTTAATGTCACGGCTACCTTGAGCCCGGTGGTTGtgacacagtatacagtatacagtatatatatcatACATTAGTTAGGCACAGGTCATGAATGTGTTGAGCTCATTGATTCTGCTGAGACTAGCATATTGTCAGTATAGTGGTAGTTCAGTGGAACACTGTCGCATCAGGAGAGTGTTGGGCTGTGTTAATAATGTGTGAACTGGAGAGACATGAATCACTGAGAAACAGTAATGGAGGCTGATGGTAATGGGGCTCAGTGACACCACACTGCGCTTAGGATGAATGACACAGGACTAATAGTCCTAAGGCTATGGAAGAGAACCTGTGATGTATATGAAACCCTTCCAAAGGAAGAGTGCTGCAGTGGTTCAGtgttacactctgggggcatgattaTGATTATGCCCCTATAGTGTAGCACTTTATCTGCCCAGCTGCTCTAGCCAATGGCTCCAGCAACTCAGGTTAGGTAGTAGGctactgactttttttttttttttttttttaacctatgAATCGACAGTTCTGTGACCCTGAGAAACAGacatctatgtgaaaaatgtgcTGGAACTCTCCTTTAACTATTACTGTGGACTGAGCTAGTCCATGCAGCACTGCTGGCTGCTGCTGACCATATGTTGCTTTAATTAGCTTGTCACTGAAGCCTCTTTACATCAAAGCATTAGCATGCAAAAAATAACATCCAAAGTGGCTTACAACGGAAGCATAATAATCAAGCAACAGCAAGTTATTTTTGATGATTTGACAAAATTGCCCAAGAGAGCAGACTGACAAAGCAAACAGTGAGTGTTAAGGCCAACACCCACCGGCGAGGACATTCGCATCTATTTGACTCTCAAGAGATAGAACAATGTTCTAATCTTTGGCATCAACATGCATCAAACGCggccagtgggctttgctctgtTATAATGGAGTTCTAGACGTTGGCATCACTTTACACACCGCAGACGCCGCCAGTGGGTGTTGGCCTTGAGAGTGATGCAGAGTAGGTGAGAGCCTTGAGAGTAGGTGTAGGACTGTTGGGAAACAGGGTGattcctcatacacacacgatTATGTCTTCATCAGCTAGGGACCACGATGAAAATAAGTCTTTGGGCTTTATTGTCATCCGTGTATTTATGTCTTTTAATGTATAACACAGGGTgctgtcaatcaatcaatcaatcagtgtaCTGTACTTCTGATGAAAAGACCTTTGCTGTCCTAGCCTGACATGGCCCTCcataagcttccgctcaattttcatttcccttcaccaggGTTTGGTTCGACCAGGCTATTGCTGTCCATAAAATGGTTGAAAGTCAGTAAATCAGTCAAAAGGTTACACATCCAAGGGCAGATACTATGACTTGAGTGACTTGAGTCTgactagactcgagtccccacTCTGGCAGAATCAATTGTCATAGTGTCAAAACATCATAGTcttcaaaaacaattgtataTTATGGGCTTTATTACCTcagccaaggaggttatgttttcatcggagtttgtttgtttgtctgtttgtctgttagcaagataactaaaaaagtgatggatggatttcgattaaattttcagggaaggtcag
This sequence is a window from Sardina pilchardus chromosome 10, fSarPil1.1, whole genome shotgun sequence. Protein-coding genes within it:
- the LOC134094065 gene encoding uncharacterized protein LOC134094065, with translation MYTISVPLHRLVLESELVSGEVVLAVRPSLPIEGVDVILGNNLVGGRVWPESLPPPIVNTASDLPESDFPEVLTPCVVTGASHTQGGEQELESVKDCASLNLPLLLPTLSCEEVVAAHNEVCSPLFLLKDWLEEVKAHVSVLNGTYSVARRMSDYDYLLDTPDRKRSKQLCHINLLKPYYPQIPSPSQGGGEVLPVAVAVLDTGPSCQSLVAAEVEEIGPEDAVLQPRLNYSAVLASLDTLLDLLPSDQADEFKALILTFPVLLDTLRCTDLLKHGGEALPFRQHFNRVGPDKNKVLDAEVLLVCLITNLLEGGVRLGRAVKWKRFFVIKSLLSTAPVPAALAGQAIPTSDGCWGSAAAG